The DNA region GTTTATAGCGCCGCTTTGCCCACATACCGTCTCTTAACACAGAAATATTCTTTCCATCTCCTCCATGCACGCTGCCCCATTATTAGCTCTTCATCAGGGTCACCTATTGGAAATTGGTCTTTAGGGATATCAGAGTCTTTCCAGATTCCTTTTCTTTTTCTTTCTTCACGCTGATCAACAAGCCAGTCGTTGTAACTTTCATACATTATATGTCCTTCAGGGGCATCCAGCGTTGCAGCTCTGATCCTTCCATCCAGTTCCCGATACAGTGCTGCCTCCTCTTTGCTTATCTCTATCGGCTTCACATCTAAGGAGTATCCAGCTTCTTTCAATTCCTTTTCGGCTACAGTGGCAAAGATTCGCTGCTCCCTGAGGCTGAGAAACTCTTTATAAATGCCGACATACTTATCGCTTGCTGCATGTCCAAGAGGCTTGTGATCTCGCGTAGCACCACGGGCCTTAGCTATATCCGTCTTATAAAATTCAAGCATGACCGGTGAATATTTTTCACTAAGGAAATCACATATCTCTTTCAATACTTTTTCAGGTTTCCTGACCAATGTCTCGTATCTGACATCCATCCACTGCGAAGAACTAAGATTTTTCCTCCATGGTTTAACCGCATTCTGACAGAGCTTCCACCCCTCTGCAGCACAAAAGATATTTGTTGGACCAAATGCAGACTGGAGATAATCGGTACTGGCATCCCGTCCATCTCTGGTTATAAAAATAAACTGGGCATTAGGGAAACCTTCCAGAATCTCTTTGACAAAAAATAGATTGTGAGGTGTCTTTTCTCCCCAGCGGGGTTTATTCCCAACCTCACGGGCATACCTCTCTAAAATCGCACAATAGATACCAGCAAAACTCTGCTCCTTAACTTCAGAGATAATCTCATCTACAATTGTCCTCGGATTTACCCTCATACCGAAGAAAGGGGTTTTAAGACCAAAGACCATCTCCTCTGCAAGTGTTCGGAAGTTTGCGTCATTGTTTAAATTACCATAGGTATACAGATAAGGTCGGAATCGTGGATAATACCATGCTACCTCAGGAATAGCTATCCTTTGGTGGCAACTTAACATAGCCATCACGAGTGTAGTTCCAGACCTTTCCGCGCCAATCATAAATATCGGTTTTTCTTTTAATACAATCGCCATATTTGACCTCCTCCTTATCAATATAGTTTAGGACTCTCAAAGCATTTGGTATCCTTACACTTAATTTCTATGTGACCTATAGTATCTCACATGGTTTTTATATCTGGTCTGGACCGGTCCATTCCGACATAAACCTTTATTATGTTTCGCAAGCAATATGCCAATACTTTATATCCTTCATAACTAACTGTAATTCTTGATTTAATCCAAAAAACTATTTTATCAGGTGTATGCGTTTAAGATGTTTCATTTGCAAATTTGCAAAAATGAATTTCAATTGTGAAAGCAACAAATTCATATTTGAAGTAAATGGCAAGCTTATGGGTGTGCGTTAAGACAGTTTAGAGATGGCTAACACAGGATTGATATTATATGGTTACTGATTGTTTCCACCAGATAAATAAAGTCTCCTCCAGAGCGTAGTTTCACTGATACTCAATCTTCTGGCTGCCTCTTTTTTATTAAATTGAACTTCCCTTAATGTTTCTTTAATAATCTCCTTTTCATACTCATCTAATCGTTCCTTTAGTGTCTTGGGTAAATGATCAGGTTTTAGTTCTTCAGAAGATGGGATATTCGTTTCTTTTGATACAGCCATGTGATTCATTATTAATTCTTCAAGCAGTTCAAGAAATAGGTGTTCATCAGATACGGAGTTATCTCGCAGAATTGTATATTCTTTTATAAGAGAATCCAGTTCACGAATGTTCCCTGGCCAATAGTATTTTTGCATTCGCTCAAGTATTTTCTGGGGAACTTTCTGTGCAAAAGCAAGATTTTCACTCATATATTTAGAAAAAAGTTCTTGTGCAATATAGGGTAGATCCTCTAATCTTTCCCTGAGAGGTTGGAGATATAACCTTAGAATTGCTAAACGAAAATAAAGGTCCATTCTGAATCTACCTACCATTACTTCTTGCCAGAGATTTTTATAAGTGGAGCTGATAATCCGTACATCTACAGGTATAATTCTATCACCTCCGATACGCATGACCTCTTTTTCTTCAAGAACCCTTAACAGTCTTACCTGTACACCTGGAGAAATGTCAGCTATCTCATCGAGAAATATTGTCCCTTCATGGGCTAGTTCGAACAAACCAATCTTCCCGCCCTTTCTTGCACCGGTAAATGCACCTTCTTCGTATCCAAAAAGTTCGCTTTCTAATAACGACTCTGGCAAGGCTGAACAATTGATTGCAATAAAAGGTCTTTCTT from Nitrospirota bacterium includes:
- a CDS encoding sulfotransferase; the protein is MAIVLKEKPIFMIGAERSGTTLVMAMLSCHQRIAIPEVAWYYPRFRPYLYTYGNLNNDANFRTLAEEMVFGLKTPFFGMRVNPRTIVDEIISEVKEQSFAGIYCAILERYAREVGNKPRWGEKTPHNLFFVKEILEGFPNAQFIFITRDGRDASTDYLQSAFGPTNIFCAAEGWKLCQNAVKPWRKNLSSSQWMDVRYETLVRKPEKVLKEICDFLSEKYSPVMLEFYKTDIAKARGATRDHKPLGHAASDKYVGIYKEFLSLREQRIFATVAEKELKEAGYSLDVKPIEISKEEAALYRELDGRIRAATLDAPEGHIMYESYNDWLVDQREERKRKGIWKDSDIPKDQFPIGDPDEELIMGQRAWRRWKEYFCVKRRYVGKAAL